A region of Paramormyrops kingsleyae isolate MSU_618 chromosome 17, PKINGS_0.4, whole genome shotgun sequence DNA encodes the following proteins:
- the nectin3a gene encoding nectin-3-like protein — protein MAIILIYYHRNIPSYLGLGARVLLLLFFFTGVMCNEVLVPRNIDAVLGKNITLGCQIQVGSNLSLTQSSWERRVASSTVTLAVYNPEFGTSITDEYVGRLSFLSASRHDATVLLENVDFADAGVYTCKVATFPMGNKQASTTVNIMVEPKVYVSASSAPLLDGGNETVVATCRAERALPPAEVSWESDLFGRSQEHQQKESDGTATTWVSYSWRPTRHTQKLSLTCVVRHPALQTELRSTHWLNVQFAPEIVLKSIGDWLVGGTDSHLQCRANANPPVGSLTWSRLDGPMPEGVDVVNGTLYFMRPLQQNDSGVYRCTVENDIDTRSRETRVWIRDPPPTTAAAPTTPAPLHPSGGFSHTPPTKQRAQFSSPTLGSSPDTSLGAIVGGIIGGLLLLVLLLVLVGICYMRQRRTFRGDYYTKQYLGPADMQKEPQLDMLEPHELQEVYGGNDLTKDSPDLKPKAAGDIIDSEYKERKDREDWGDSIRGSRRMHGEEDYYPNHHSSHNMYPREIPMPLPSVNNGSPYMSEDFYDSGTDSEYVSHLDGSVISRREWYV, from the exons GAGTGATGTGTAACGAGGTGCTGGTCCCGAGGAACATCGATGCTGTGCTGGGGAAGAACATCACCCTAGGATGTCAGATACAGGTGGGGTCCAACCTCAGCCTGACACAGAGCTCGTGGGAGCGCCGTGTGGCTTCAAGCACTGTCACCCTGGCCGTATACAACCCCGAATTCGGCACCTCCATCACAGACGAGTATGTAGGACGCCTCTCCTTCCTGTCAGCATCCAGGCATGATGCTACGGTCCTGCTGGAGAACGTGGACTTTGCTGACGCCGGGGTCTACACCTGCAAAGTGGCCACTTTTCCAATGGGCAATAAGCAGGCCTCCACAACCGTCAACATTATGG TGGAGCCCAAGGTGTATGTGTCAGCGAGCTCCGCCCCGTTACTGGATGGGGGGAATGAGACAGTGGTGGCCACGTGCAGAGCAGAGCGAGCCCTGCCCCCCGCCGAGGTCTCCTGGGAGTCTGACCTGTTCGGCCGCTCCCAGGAACACCAGCAGAAGGAATCCGATGGCACCGCCACCACGTGGGTCAGCTACAGCTGGCGGCCCACACGTCACACCCAGAAGCTCTCCCTCACCTGTGTGGTGCGGCACCCTGCACTGCAGACGGAGTTACGATCGACTCACTGGCTCAATGTGCAAT TTGCTCCTGAAATCGTGCTTAAATCCATTGGGGACTGGCTTGTTGGAGGAACAGACTCTCATCTGCAGTGTCGAGCCAATGCTAACCCACCTGTCGGCTCCCTAACCTGGTCCAG GTTGGATGGGCCTATGCCAGAGGGAGTGGATGTGGTAAACGGCACCCTCTATTTCATGCGGCCCCTGCAGCAGAATGATTCGGGAGTGTATCGCTGCACGGTTGAGAACGACATTGACACGAGGAGCAGAGAGACTCGCGTCTGGATCCGAG acccccctcccaccacagCTGCAGCTCCTACCACTCCCGCACCCCTCCATCCTAGTGGCGGCTTCTCCCACACTCCCCCCACCAAGCAGCGTGCTCAGTTCAGCTCCCCAACGCTGGGCTCCTCTCCCGACACCAGCCTGGGCGCCATCGTGGGTGGAATCATCggtggtcttctgcttttggtaCTGCTTCTGGTGCTGGTTGGCATCTGCTACATGCGACAGCGGCGTACCTTCCGGGGAGACTATTATACCAAGCAGTACCTGGGCCCAGCCGACATGCAAAAGGAGCCCCAGCTGGACATGCTGGAACCCCACGAGCTGCAGGAGGTATATGGGGGAAATGACTTGACAAAGGATAGTCCGGACCTGAAGCCCAAGGCTGCCGGGGACATCATTGACTCAGAATACAAGGAGAGGAAAGACCGGGAGGACTGGGGCGACAGCATTCGCGGCAGCCGAAGGATGCATGGAGAGGAGGACTATTATCCCAACCACCACAGCTCCCACAACATGTACCCAAGGGAGATTCCTATGCCCTTACCAAGTGTGAACAATGGCTCCCCCTACATGTCGGAGGACTTCTATGACAGCGGTACGGACAGCGAATATGTTTCCCACCTTGATGGATCGGTCATTTCTCGTAGGGAATGGTATGTGTGA